The Ochotona princeps isolate mOchPri1 chromosome 1, mOchPri1.hap1, whole genome shotgun sequence genome has a segment encoding these proteins:
- the H1-5 gene encoding histone H1.5, which yields MSETAPAETAAPAPAEKSPAKKKATKKAAGSGAAKRKATGPPVSELITKAVAASKERNGLSLAALKKALAAGGYDVEKNNSRIKLGLKSLVSKGTLVQTKGTGASGSFKLNKKAATGDAKPKTKKTGAAKAKKPAGATPKKPKKASGAKKAVKKTPKKAKKPASAGVKKVAKSPKKAKAAAKPKKAAKSPAKPKAVKPKAAKPKSAKPKAAKPKATKAKKTAPKKK from the coding sequence ATGTCGGAAACCGCTCCCGCCGAGACTGCCGCTCCGGCGCCCGCCGAGAAGTCCCCTGCCAAGAAGAAGGCCACCAAGAAGGCGGCCGGATCCGGAGCTGCCAAGCGCAAGGCTACCGGACCCCCTGTCTCCGAGCTCATCACCAAGGCTGTCGCCGCTTCCAAGGAGCGCAATGGCCTTTCTCTGGCTGCACTTAAGAAGGCTCTTGCTGCTGGCGGCTACGATGTGGAGAAGAACAACAGCCGCATCAAGCTGGGGCTCAAGAGCCTGGTGAGCAAAGGTACCCTGGTCCAGACCAAGGGCACCGGCGCTTCCGGCTCTTTCAAGCTCAACAAGAAGGCAGCCACTGGCGACGCCAAGCCCAAGACGAAGAAGACGGGCGCAGCCAAAGCCAAGAAACCTGCAGGCGCCACTCCCAAGAAGCCCAAGAAGGCTTCGGGTGCGAAGAAGGCGGTGAAGAAGACTCCCAAGAAGGCCAAGAAGCCCGCCTCGGCTGGCGTCAAGAAGGTGGCCAAGAGCCCCAAGAAAGCGAAGGCGGCGGCCAAACCCAAAAAGGCGGCTAAGAGTCCTGCCAAGCCCAAGGCGGTGAAGCCGAAGGCGGCCAAGCCCAAATCTGCCAAGCCCAAGGCAGCGAAGCCCAAGGCTACGAAGGCCAAGAAGACCGCTCCCAAGAAGAAGTAG